Proteins from a genomic interval of Brachybacterium vulturis:
- a CDS encoding ABC transporter substrate-binding protein, which translates to MRRRALLSLASAAALGGTLAACGPAVTGTESGEGSGAESGTVRVGHVPSSLFAPLYVADAMGYFAEAGITVELTPLKSGQDGIPMLANDQLDVMIAGFSAGMFNALDQGLAFKIVGSMGISPGDPENSPTALEVSQELIDDGSVTTVADLAGRKIGVAGGPGATGGYLLAAMLEEGGLTLNDVEVSNLSTPDQEPAIANGSVAAATPSAPFSTAMEEAGVASPLAVPKQGTTGTGVLYSETFVGGELAQGFFSALARGSQELSSDGTQTDEVYQILTDTLGQELEVLKSAPMYSYLPDLAPQPEQLEAMQAVWIEAEQITYAEPIDVAGIVDASFAEGADA; encoded by the coding sequence CCCTGCTCTCCCTCGCCTCCGCCGCCGCCCTCGGCGGCACCCTCGCCGCCTGCGGTCCGGCCGTGACCGGCACGGAGTCCGGTGAGGGCTCCGGGGCCGAGTCCGGCACAGTTCGTGTCGGCCACGTGCCGTCCTCCCTGTTCGCCCCGCTCTACGTCGCCGACGCGATGGGGTACTTCGCAGAGGCCGGCATCACCGTCGAGCTGACCCCGCTGAAGTCCGGCCAGGACGGCATCCCGATGCTCGCCAACGACCAGCTCGACGTGATGATCGCGGGCTTCAGCGCCGGCATGTTCAACGCCCTGGACCAGGGACTGGCCTTCAAGATCGTCGGCTCGATGGGGATCTCCCCGGGCGACCCGGAGAACTCGCCCACTGCGCTCGAGGTCAGTCAGGAGCTCATCGACGACGGCTCGGTCACCACGGTCGCCGATCTCGCGGGCCGCAAGATCGGCGTGGCCGGCGGCCCCGGCGCGACCGGCGGCTACCTGCTGGCCGCCATGCTCGAGGAGGGCGGGCTGACCCTGAACGACGTCGAGGTCTCCAACCTCTCCACCCCCGACCAGGAGCCCGCCATCGCCAACGGCTCCGTCGCCGCGGCGACCCCCTCGGCGCCCTTCTCCACCGCGATGGAGGAGGCCGGGGTCGCCTCACCGCTGGCGGTCCCGAAGCAGGGCACCACCGGCACCGGAGTGCTCTACTCCGAGACGTTCGTCGGCGGTGAGCTCGCGCAGGGCTTCTTCTCGGCACTCGCCCGGGGCTCCCAGGAGCTCTCGAGCGACGGCACGCAGACCGACGAGGTCTACCAGATCCTCACCGACACCCTGGGCCAGGAGCTCGAGGTGCTGAAGTCCGCGCCGATGTACTCCTACCTGCCCGACCTCGCCCCGCAGCCCGAACAGCTCGAGGCGATGCAGGCGGTGTGGATCGAGGCCGAGCAGATCACGTACGCCGAGCCGATCGACGTGGCCGGGATCGTGGATGCGAGCTTCGCCGAGGGCGCCGACGCCTGA